One region of Ananas comosus cultivar F153 linkage group 9, ASM154086v1, whole genome shotgun sequence genomic DNA includes:
- the LOC109715351 gene encoding dihydroceramide fatty acyl 2-hydroxylase FAH1-like: protein MVAQEFTVDLDKPLVFQVGHLGEQYQEWVHQPIVSKEGPRFFANNILEFLTRTKWFAVPLIWLPVVCWCLTMSIQMGHTLREVGLMMVFGIFIWTLIEYTLHRFLFHIKTKSYWANTCHYLLHGCHHKHPMDGLRLVFPPAATAILCVPFWNLVRLISTPSTTPALFGGGLLGYVMYDCTHYYLHHGQPTSDPAKNLKRYHLNHHFRIQNKGFGITSSLWDVVFGTLPPSKMAGKSS, encoded by the exons ATGGTGGCCCAGGAGTTCACCGTGGATTTGGATAAGCCTCTTGTTTTTCAG GTTGGCCATCTTGGAGAGCAGTACCAGGAATGGGTTCACCAGCCTATTGTTAGCAAGGAAGGCCCACGTTTCTTTGCCAATAACATTCTGGAG TTTTTAACACGCACTAAATGGTTTGCGGTTCCGCTCATATGGCTGCCGGTTGTCTGCTGGTGCTTGACCATGTCAATTCAAATGGGCCATACACTTCGTGAAGTGGGTCTCATGATGGTTTTTGGAATATTTATATGGACACTGATTGAGTATACTTTGCACCGGTTCCTTTTCCACATCAAGACCAAAAGCTACTG GGCAAACACATGCCATTATCTTCTTCATGGATGCCATCATAAGCATCCAATGGACGGACTTCGTCTTGTTTTCCCTCCGGCCGCAACGGCCATTTTGTGTGTGCCG TTCTGGAACCTGGTTAGGCTCATATCAACCCCCTCCACCACTCCCGCCTTATTTGGTGGTGGCCTATTGGGTTATGTGATGTACGATTGCACTCACTACTACCTCCATCACGGCCAACCCACTTCCGACCCAGCGAAAAACCTCAAG AGGTATCATCTGAACCACCACTTCAGAATTCAAAACAAGGGCTTTGGAATTACGTCTTCGCTTTGGGACGTCGTGTTTGGGACGTTGCCTCCATCGAAGATGGCAGGGAAAAGCAGTTGA